A region from the Rosa rugosa chromosome 6, drRosRugo1.1, whole genome shotgun sequence genome encodes:
- the LOC133717608 gene encoding acyltransferase Pun1-like has protein sequence MGSPATCTQSLVNITSRKIIRPSSPTPHHQRTLNLSLLDQIFPPTLYPAIIYFYSSDHFPSNDVSESLQTSLSKALVQFYPLAGRLNGPASVDCNDEGAYFLEAQVNCQLLDLLKLPVHSLLNNLIPEFDPQTAHSALGSAVLLVQMSRFNCGGIALAVSLSHKIADGTSYQIFVRAWADIHRDHEYESQLMVPRFNGASLLPAKDSFVNNLGLPKWLPEYQGLTTRRFVFDVTKIANLKAKIGGTNVQLVSAIILKSARAASYQSKPETSSSTAVLSQMVSFRRSMGSVVVENAMGNWFWPVQVVFKPNEMELHELVANMRRDTTVFYNEKAGKFKGEEGFLVMSELFRERGELYRNTKGCISVYKATSLCKLPVYEVDFGWGKPIWVTGQSNQKNVFALFDTKRGDGIEAWVTLDEEEMAIFETDEELLSFASLNPSASVNHHSRM, from the coding sequence ATGGGTTCACCAGCAACATGCACCCAGTCACTGGTAAATATCACCTCAAGAAAGATCATTAGACCCTCGTCTCCAACTCCTCATCACCAAAGAACTCTCAACCTCTCTCTTTTGGACCAAATCTTCCCTCCTACCTTATACCCTGCTATCATATATTTCTACTCCAGTGATCATTTTCCTTCAAATGATGTTTCGGAGAGCTTACAAACATCGCTATCCAAGGCTTTGGTTCAATTTTATCCCCTGGCCGGCCGACTAAATGGCCCTGCTTCCGTCGACTGCAATGATGAAGGGGCTTATTTTCTTGAGGCCCAAGTCAACTGCCAGCTCTTGGACTTGCTTAAACTTCCTGTACACAGCTTACTCAACAACCTCATCCCGGAGTTTGATCCTCAAACTGCCCATTCCGCCTTAGGTTCTGCAGTTTTGCTTGTCCAAATGAGTCGTTTTAACTGCGGAGGAATCGCCCTTGCTGTGTCGCTGTCGCACAAGATCGCAGATGGAACCTCATATCAAATATTTGTACGAGCATGGGCAGACATACATCGTGACCATGAATATGAGAGTCAACTAATGGTACCACGATTTAACGGAGCATCTCTGTTGCCGGCTAAAGACTCCTTTGTAAACAACTTAGGGTTACCAAAGTGGTTGCCAGAGTATCAAGGTTTAACTACTAGGAGGTTCGTGTTTGATGTCACGAAGATTGCCAATCTCAAGGCTAAAATTGGAGGTACAAATGTACAACTTGTTTCAGCAATCATCTTGAAAAGTGCTCGTGCTGCTTCTTATCAATCCAAGCCAGAGACGAGTTCAAGTACAGCAGTGTTGTCGCAAATGGTAAGTTTCCGTAGAAGTATGGGTTCGGTAGTAGTGGAAAATGCCATGGGAAATTGGTTTTGGCCAGTTCAAGTGGTATTCAAACCAAACGAGATGGAACTACATGAGTTGGTGGCAAATATGAGGAGAGACACAACAGTCTTCTACAACGAAAAGGCGGGCAAATTCAAAGGGGAAGAAGGGTTCTTGGTGATGTCTGAGTTGTTTAGAGAGAGGGGCGAGCTTTATAGAAACACCAAGGGATGCATCAGTGTTTATAAGGCCACAAGTTTGTGCAAGCTCCCTGTATATGAAGTTGATTTTGGGTGGGGGAAACCAATATGGGTTACTGGCCAAAGCAACCAGAAGAACGTATTTGCGCTGTTTGATACAAAACGTGGCGATGGGATCGAAGCATGGGTGACACTCGATGAAGAAGAAATGGCCATATTTGAGACTGATGAGGAGCTCCTTTCATTCGCTTCTCTAAACCCCAGTGCTAGTGTCAATCATCACTCTCGTATGTAA